In Hamadaea flava, a genomic segment contains:
- a CDS encoding S41 family peptidase codes for MRNKLRIAVGVATTALVGGILTVVIVPAGSAESSSRPPACTAPTGQVGQPTTPAPPQPTTITTIGQAYYCIFDNYYSGPELDDRTLLVPAFAALTRELQRRGIDQPRATLPALTGRKDADWTAFSRTYDTIAAALPDDAAVRQAVAEATLLGMVSALDDNHARWTRGQQRSLLGMKFSGLRVDGVDPVVTAPIFVTTVAAGSGAASAGIKPGDEVVAVNGVPLILNGSVSEGVVRWLTTASPAQQITFTLHRPATDTTFTTTVTPVDFPQQSPKVDATLLPGDIAEVTIPGFTPGVADQVLNAIAELRETASVRGLILDMRGNGGGVGAELLRLLGAFVHGKPTSYWCDVRDKCTANHADDTVALVNLPLVVLTDRNCASACDSFASSVKDLHLGTLIGTRTAGMVSGPTLPYALDDNSELTLPSHREIGANRETVDIVGVAPDHLAPTTAVDLSAGRDAAVTKALALLR; via the coding sequence ATGAGGAACAAGCTACGAATCGCAGTCGGAGTAGCGACGACGGCGCTCGTCGGCGGCATTCTGACGGTCGTGATCGTCCCGGCCGGATCCGCCGAGTCGTCCAGCCGTCCACCCGCCTGCACCGCGCCCACCGGGCAGGTCGGGCAGCCGACCACCCCTGCTCCCCCGCAGCCGACCACGATCACCACCATCGGCCAGGCCTACTACTGCATCTTCGACAACTACTACAGCGGACCGGAACTGGACGACCGCACGTTGCTGGTGCCCGCCTTCGCCGCCCTCACCCGGGAGCTGCAACGCCGAGGCATCGATCAACCGCGTGCCACCCTGCCGGCCTTGACCGGCCGCAAGGACGCCGACTGGACCGCGTTCAGCCGCACCTACGACACCATCGCCGCCGCACTGCCCGACGATGCCGCTGTTCGGCAGGCCGTCGCGGAAGCCACCCTGCTCGGCATGGTGTCGGCGCTCGACGACAACCACGCCCGGTGGACCCGCGGGCAGCAGCGCAGCCTGCTTGGCATGAAGTTCTCCGGACTCCGGGTCGACGGCGTCGATCCGGTCGTCACCGCGCCGATCTTCGTCACCACGGTCGCGGCCGGAAGTGGCGCGGCCAGCGCCGGGATCAAGCCCGGCGACGAGGTGGTCGCCGTCAACGGGGTGCCCCTGATTCTCAACGGCAGTGTGTCCGAAGGCGTCGTCCGGTGGCTGACCACAGCGTCGCCGGCCCAGCAGATCACCTTCACGCTGCACCGACCGGCCACCGACACGACCTTCACCACCACGGTGACCCCTGTCGACTTCCCGCAACAGAGCCCGAAGGTCGACGCCACCCTGCTGCCCGGCGACATCGCCGAGGTCACCATCCCGGGCTTCACTCCGGGTGTCGCCGACCAGGTGCTCAACGCCATCGCCGAGCTGCGCGAAACTGCCTCGGTACGCGGTCTCATCCTCGACATGCGTGGCAACGGCGGCGGCGTCGGCGCGGAGCTCCTGCGGCTGCTGGGGGCCTTCGTTCACGGCAAGCCCACGAGTTACTGGTGCGACGTGCGCGACAAGTGCACCGCCAACCACGCCGACGACACGGTGGCACTGGTGAACCTGCCTTTGGTCGTGCTCACCGACCGCAACTGCGCCTCGGCGTGCGACTCGTTCGCCAGTTCCGTCAAAGACCTCCACCTCGGTACGCTCATCGGCACGCGTACCGCGGGCATGGTGTCCGGCCCGACCTTGCCGTACGCGCTCGACGACAACAGCGAACTGACGCTGCCCAGCCACCGCGAGATCGGCGCGAACCGGGAAACGGTCGACATCGTCGGCGTCGCACCTGATCACCTGGCGCCGACGACCGCAGTCGACTTGTCGGCGGGACGAGACGCCGCCGTCACCAAGGCGCTGGCCCTGCTGCGATAG
- a CDS encoding EAL domain-containing protein, whose amino-acid sequence MVRGYGSLPDPEYEMIVRQRRLDTWFQPIVDGDNGQVVGFEALVRGPAGSRYAAPAALFAEAYRVGNVVELDWAARASACRAALAGGLPRQAMLFVNIEPLALDSPCPPDLAADIDEAFAHYPIVLEVTERSLERDPRALLVGVDRQRGKVTGLAVDDVGSSIRQLPLLSALTPDVIKLDLTITQSHTSPTAMSCLDFAFEQAERAGSVLLAEGVETPEHARAAQAIGARLLQGHYLGRPQPAHGVLGDQADAFGELAVSRPDDVDTPLQAVTGQPMRRADRRLLVALMRHLISTNVPSSGPAMLLLLVPDPAALAAVDDGFLTALAHRDVLTAAIGPGLTSPPAPDVRGGAIHEQALDGCWAAVLLASGVAIAVLAERRDGEPEHLDYAVTHDRDQVITAARCLLRQIGPS is encoded by the coding sequence ATGGTGCGGGGCTACGGAAGCCTTCCTGATCCCGAGTACGAGATGATCGTGCGCCAGCGGCGGTTGGACACCTGGTTCCAACCGATCGTCGATGGCGATAACGGACAGGTCGTCGGATTCGAGGCACTGGTTCGAGGACCGGCCGGATCGCGGTACGCCGCGCCGGCCGCTCTGTTCGCCGAGGCATATCGCGTCGGCAATGTGGTGGAGTTGGACTGGGCAGCGCGGGCATCCGCATGCCGCGCCGCCCTCGCAGGTGGCCTGCCGCGCCAGGCGATGCTGTTCGTCAACATCGAGCCCTTGGCCCTGGATTCGCCATGCCCACCGGATTTGGCCGCGGACATCGACGAAGCGTTCGCGCACTATCCGATCGTGCTGGAGGTGACCGAGCGGTCGCTGGAACGTGACCCGCGCGCCCTGCTGGTGGGAGTGGACCGGCAGCGTGGCAAGGTAACCGGATTAGCTGTCGACGATGTGGGCTCCAGCATTCGGCAGCTGCCGCTGCTGTCGGCACTCACACCCGACGTGATCAAGCTCGACCTGACGATCACCCAATCGCATACCTCTCCGACCGCAATGTCCTGTCTCGACTTCGCGTTCGAGCAAGCCGAACGCGCCGGCTCCGTGCTGCTGGCCGAAGGCGTGGAGACCCCGGAACACGCACGCGCAGCTCAAGCAATCGGGGCGCGGCTGCTGCAGGGGCACTACCTCGGACGGCCACAGCCGGCCCACGGAGTCCTCGGCGACCAAGCCGACGCATTCGGGGAGCTGGCCGTCTCGAGACCCGATGATGTGGATACGCCATTGCAGGCGGTCACCGGTCAACCGATGCGCCGCGCCGACCGGCGCCTCCTGGTGGCATTGATGCGCCACCTCATCAGCACGAACGTGCCATCCAGCGGGCCGGCGATGCTGCTGCTGCTCGTGCCTGATCCGGCCGCGCTCGCTGCTGTCGACGATGGGTTCCTCACTGCCCTGGCGCACCGGGACGTCCTGACGGCCGCCATCGGCCCAGGGTTGACCAGCCCACCGGCACCCGACGTACGCGGCGGCGCAATCCACGAGCAAGCGCTCGACGGCTGCTGGGCGGCGGTGCTGCTCGCCTCCGGAGTAGCCATAGCCGTCCTCGCCGAGCGGCGCGACGGCGAACCCGAGCACCTCGACTACGCCGTGACGCACGACCGAGACCAGGTCATCACAGCCGCCCGTTGCCTGCTCCGCCAGATCGGGCCATCCTGA